From the genome of Fulvia fulva chromosome 12, complete sequence:
TCTTACCTGTGGTAGTGTGCTGCGGAATGCTCGTCATCTTGGCCGGACCCTTTCTGATACGTGCGAAGACTGCTCTTGCCTGCGCGGCGCGGTCGTTGTCCATGTCTGGTATCGCTCAAGAATGAATCGAGTTGATGAGCAACGGATGATGCCGAATCTGCGAAGTCGTGGAATCTAAGCTTAGATGGACTACAATTGCAATTGCCACAGCGTGCATTCACTGCAACATGCCGACTTCTTGACTTCTTGACCTCATTGTTCCTGTGATTCCTACAACGTGAAGATGGCAGCCTACATTATGCGCAAACATATCAGTGTTCAGTGTCAGTATGCATTGTCGTCGAGTATCATTTAAGCCCGTTCTGGCTGGCACGATCACCGCGCGGGTTTCACAACGGCTCAGCTTGTAGCCATGCAATGCGACCGGTGGGCGTGGCTTGTGGAGTTGTGTGCAGCGGACGTAGAAACAGTGTAATTGCCTAAATCAATTTCAACAGCGGCTCGATTCGAGGAATTCGGAACAGCTTCATGTTCACATATCGCGCTCCTGGTCATTCATCTTCTAGCTCTGCTGCAAACCCCAGTCACGCATCAATGCTTCAACACACACCTTGCTTCACTGCAACAGCCTAAGCCTTGCCATCGAGTTTCTCCGCAGTGTCGGCAACCTCACCAGCCGTGTCGGCGCTGACCTTGTCCTCGGCCTTCTTAATGCCATCGGCACCAGCATCACCACCTGCAGCAGCTACGAGCTTCTTCACAACTTCTACAGTAGGCGCTGGACCTCCTGGCTCAGCGGCGAGGACCTTGCCGCTCTTGTCAACGACAAAGACACCTCTTGTTGTACCCTTTGGCGCCTTCTTCAAGCCAATCGCGGCGATCAGTGTCGCGTTCGGATCGCATAGCAGTGGATATGGCAACTTCTGCTTCGTCTTGAATGTAGTGTTGGCCTTGGGGCTATCTGTGCTGAGGCCGTAGATGCTGAGACCTGTCGCTGTGAGAGGCTCATACGAGTCGCGGAAGAGACATGCTTGGGTCGTGCCTGTGAGGAATCTCAGCATCAGCGATGCCTTCTACGGCATTGAATTACACAAAGTCGCTCACATCCTGGCGTGCTGGCCTTGGGATAGGTGAAAAGCACCACACCGGCCTGGCTGTCGCTGACGAGCTTGGCCAATGTTGTCTTATCTCCATCGTTGGTTTCGATCTCTCCACCGAAGCCATCGAGGGTGATGCTGTCACCGACTTTGGGCGCTCCGCCTTTCGCTGCCTCAGCTATTGGCTCTGGCGCGGGAGCTGCTTCTGCTGGCTCGGGCTCCGCAGCTTTGGGCGCATCGTCCTTCTTTGCCTTTGGTTTAGCTGGTGCCCGCTTCTTGGCTGGCGGAGGCGGTGGAGGTGCGGCGGGTCTCTTGCGTAGTTCTACCATAGTCACTGTTGTGTCGTGGAGTCGTCTACCGGATGGGGATGAAGCTTGCGCGGAAAGGCGAATCAATGGTCACGGTAAGCAAGCTATGGTGGAGGAGAAGTGCATGCAATACAACAGAAGGGACGCGCGAGAAGGTTAGACTTGGAGGCTTGTCGCGGCTGTTGCTACACAACTACGTTGCTGCCGGATAGGGGCTAGGCGAGGTAACTCGAAGAAGGAGCCACAGCGGCCACAGCGGATGTTTGCGTCCATCCTGGTTGTGATGAGGCGCGCGGTCGAAGCTCTCACCAGCAAGCTTTCCGTGGCGTCGATGGCTTGCAAGTTGCTCGTCTCCACGGCGGCAGCGGCGCGGCCCATGGTTCGTGCAGGGATCTGGGAAGTGACTtcttctcctcctcgaaCTCCTGTAACCAGCATCATCAATCTTTTTGGATGCTCGATGATTCTTCAAACTGACCAGTAGGACGTCCAATATCACTGACCTTATCACTCCGCGAACACGAGTCGGACGGCTACGACCGGCAGGCGATGACCAGCAAATGGGGCCCTGGTCATCAACTCGCAGACTCTCAAGCATACACAGTGACTAAGATGATCATTACTTTTTGCCCGTACCAAAGTTCCTACTCAGCAGGGATCTTCGTACGGACAACCAGTCCAAAGCAGGCGAGCAGGCACCGACGTGCTTGGCATGGCATGGTGTCAAGTGTGATTTCATGCCTCATACGGAAGGAAGTTGAGCCTCAGTACGCGGCTTCTCGATCTCGCCATTATGAGCAAGATTTTGTGACTCACTTCGGGCGCATTAAAAGATGATCTGCTCGCTGCATGAACAAGCAGGCCTGATCCTACCATCACCTCACGCACTCCTCCCCTTCGACGGCATGTTCTGATACCTGACCTGGACTTCTGATGCCCACGAGGGCGTTATCTACTGCCATGAGACTACTCTGGCAAGCGCGAACTCTGGTTTTTACGGATAGCTCGATACTTGATAATAGGCACTGCCCAAGCGGCTCAGGCAGCTCAGGCATCCAAGGTCTTCCGCTACATTGGTTAAGCTTCTACATTTGAGCCAATGAATTCTCCTCTGTGTCGCTGACTATCCCCCTCGGTCAGCCTTCCGACTGCTTGACGACAGCTTATCAGTGTCTTCGAAAGCTTCTAATGGCATTTCTTGGCCTTTATCTCGAGCTTACGACGTCATGTGCCGCTTTATCAATCCTGACCTTACATTTACTCTGTCTAATCAGCCATCTTGGTCATCATGTAAGACGGATGAGACGCCCATTTTCCTGAAGGACTTTTCTTCGACTTTGAACATCTGTCCTTCTCTACTGGAATCCCTACTCATCCTACCTTCATTGCACAGCTACATGTGTAATACGACTCCGCAACCTTTTCGGCATGAGTAACTACGTGAAGAAGACGCCTGACGTCTCTGTTGAGGGTCTGAACGATGACCACAGACCCTCAGCCACCTCAAAGTCGGAATCGCTGTCCTCATCAGCCATCTCGAAAGATGAGCTGCCTTGCCCCGAGACTGCACATCGTCACGGGGTACCCACGTACAACGACGCGAATCAGATCGAGAAGGCCGAAGCCACAGCTCCATGCTCAGATCCAAGTCCACCGTCCAACGGCAATGATAACCCGTCATCCCGCGAGGATGCAAAGGACAAGTGCGGCTGGAGGAGGTCCTGCTGCAGTGAGTACGCTGGAGATCTGCTATGTACCCAGCCACTGACCCGATATAGCCATGATTGCGGAGACTCTGTCTCTGGGCATCTTGTCACTCCCAGCTGCCGCTGCCGCGATGGGCCTCATTCCCACCATTGTTCTATTGATCTCATTCGGCTTCATCACCACGGGGACAGGATACTGCTATTACCTTTACAAGGAGAAGTATCCACACATTCGCAGCATCCCACAAGCCCTCGACAACATCTTCGGAGCACCAGGACGCTGGATCACAGACATCATCATCACGGTAAGCTCACCTCGTTAGACATAAATCGTTTCTAATACCATGATAGGTCTATCTCATCCTGCTCATGGCTGGCCATCTGATCCTATTTTCGTCATTTGTCCAAGCCTTCTCCAAACCAGAAGACGTACCGTGTCGGATCGCCGTCATGGGCATTGCCTACTTCATCAACTGTCTTTTCACCTTCTATCGCAAATTCGCTCGACTTGGCTATGTCTGCGTAGCTTGTGAGTGACAGCTTTCTCTCGACAGAGACACAATGCTAATTGTCATGTACAGGCTGCTTTTCCATATTGATCGCCACGTTCGTGTGTCTTGGCTACCTTGCAGCTGACAAGGACAAGAACCTGAGCTTGCCTGGTAACTACTCGGCCTTTGCGGTCACCCCCCTTGGCTTACACTATGGCGATGGCAAGGTCACGACCATCTTCGGTGCCTGCGCAGCATTCTCCAACATTCTGCTTTCATACAGCGGCTCGATCTGCTACTTCAACATCATCGACGAGATGAAGGAGCCCAGAGATTTCTGGAAGTGCCTCTTGGTCACTAACGCAGCCACAATCACCATGTACACCATTGCAGGTATCGGAATGTACGCCTTAGCAGGACAGCTCGTCGGATCTCCGGCCCTCGACTCTGCAGGCAGTCAAGGAGCCAAGATCGCCTATTGCTTCGGCTTGCCCACGATTCTCCTCGCCGCGGTCATCCTCGCTAATGTCAACTGCAAGCGCACCGAGGACCTCATCTACGCATGGCGTGGACTAGACGCGGAGGAAGCGCATCGCTCACAGAGAAAGGCATTCAGCGCCGTCAACGTGCTGTGGTATGCCATCGTCATCAGCTGGTGGACCGTCTCCTTCATTGTCGGCAACTCACTTCCATTCTTCGGTCCATTGCTCGCAGTCATCGGCGCTATCTCAGGAAACTGGATCTGTCTCGGCTGGCCTGGCATGTTCATGCTCCACCTCTGGCGCCCAGAGGTCATCCAGGACGATGGAACGGAGCGCAAATTTACACGTCAGGAGATCAAGGAGGCTGGTGGCTGGTGGAAGTGCTATACCACACCCAACCGGTGGAGGAAGCTCTTGGTGCCGGCTATGATCCTTCTGATCGTGATCAATATCGCTGCGGTAAGACATCTCTAGCCACTCAAGAACAAGTACGATACTGACCACTATGACAGAGCGCTCTAGGGCTGTATGGTTCTGTCATGCAGTTTGCCGTACTTGGCAAGGGACGCAAGCCCTTCAGTTGCGAGTATGACTGGAAGTGAGTGTGTAGAGCACGACACGATGGCGATGTAATGTCTATACCCAGCAGTCAGCTAGATACTGCTTTATGAAACTTTCCCAAAACTGGAATGGCATATTCTTGAGTGTATATTGTCGCGGCTTGACTACACTGATCGTCGCCTGCGATACCTCTAGTGCTCTTGACACGCTGCAGTGGTATGAGTGCAGCGATGTCGTAATGTAAGATCAAGAAACGTGGCGGGAGCACAACGACGTCTCGTCCATGATACCAAGTCACCAGTCCCGATCGAGAAACGTTTCAGACAGAAGGTATCAACATTGCTTATACATTTCACGCTTCACATAGCATCTACAAGGCCCCACCCTAGTTCGGCGCCTTATATCCAGCCTCCGTCAACGCTTCCCTCAGAGCATCAACGGCCTTCGTGATATCCCCACGGTTGGGATCCGTCACGCTGACACCCATATGGCCGAACCGAATGTACTTGGTCGCAACCTCCTTGTGCAGACCACCAGCGAAGATGACGCCCTTCTTGAGCAGACTTGGGAGCACCTCGGGTGGAGTCAAAGACTTGCCGGATACCTCAGGGAGGTAGATGGCAGTCATGCCGTTGGCGGCGTTCTCGGGTCGGACTGCAAGTTCTTTCAAGCCAAGCTCCTTCACTGCCTTCTTAACTGCCTGACTGACCTTCTTGTGGTCTTCGAAGCGCTCTTCCATTGATCGTGATGTGATCTGGGTCAGTGATGTGTGAAGTGCGTGGACGAGTTGTGGTGGTGGTGTGGCGAAGTAGGATGGCTTCTTGGCTTCGTAGTTTTGCATGATTGGGATCCAGTTCTTCCAGCTGGCGAAGTAGGATGCTGGCCGTGTCTTGCGGGCCTTGAACGCTTCGATTGCGCGGCCGGATGCCATGACGATGGAAAGACCGGCGGGTGTGCCGAGAGCCTTCTGTGATGCGGTGATCGCGCAGTCAACATCCCATTCGTCGAAGCGGAGTTCTTCACACGCTACACTGCAGACACCATCGACGATGATCAGAGTCTCTGGTGATACTCTGCGGACCAGCTCCGATATAGGCTTGATCTCAGATAGGACACCAGTCGAAGTGTCGGTGTGTGTGATTGTGATGACCTTGTACATCTTCTCCTTCAATGCCTTCTCGACCTCTGGCAGTTGTGGCCGGTCACCAATTGGTGCCTTCAGCTGTGTTGCCTTGACGCCGTATGTCTCGAAGCAGTCTGCAAAGCTATCGGCAAAGTATCCTGTGTGCAGTACTAATGCCTCATCGCCTGGCTCGCACAGGTTGGCAGCAACCTGATCCCAGCCCAATGTGCCAGATCCGGAGATGATGAATGGCTGACTCGCTGGGTTGGTGGTCAAGAAGACCTTTCTCAGCATCGTCAATGCCTCACCAAAGATGTTGACGAATGGCTGGCCGACGTGAGCCTCGGAGTAGTGGCTCATGGACTGGAGGACGGCATCGTCGAACTCGATGGGTCCTGGGATGAGGAGGGTCGGGTGAGGTGGTTGGCTCGACATCTTCGCTGCCGCTGGCTGTGCTCTCTTTCCTTCTTCCTCTAACGACACAGCTGAATGGGACAGATCTCGCTTCTGCTCCGGACCTCTGAACGCACTTGACTGGGAGCTCTGGTTGTCTCGATCGATGGAGTAGGGTGTGTTCAACGGAATGTCCTGTCCGGCGTAGTCAACGTGTCTCGATATCTGAGACAGTCTGTCGGCGGGAGACATTCGCCTGGAATAATATCTCAATGGCCGCTGGTGGGAGGGAGGGGCACGTGGGGCAGTCGGATGACGTGTGGAAGGAGCGGATGTCCAATTGGAGCAGGCGCGGGCGGTACCTTGCAGACGTTCCGATGGTGCTGTCGCCGCAATAGCCGCTCGCTGCACTACAGCATGCGATCCGATTAGGAGTTTGCTGGTCGTGTGTGCTGTTGAAGCACCGCGATGCAAGAGGCTGCGCGCGTTCATATGTCTCGTGTCCTGAGGGAATGGGGAATGTGCTGCGGGAACGAGGCCGAACGCTGGGACTGACTCCTCTCAACTG
Proteins encoded in this window:
- a CDS encoding Peroxiredoxin DOT5 yields the protein MVELRKRPAAPPPPPPAKKRAPAKPKAKKDDAPKAAEPEPAEAAPAPEPIAEAAKGGAPKVGDSITLDGFGGEIETNDGDKTTLAKLVSDSQAGVVLFTYPKASTPGCTTQACLFRDSYEPLTATGLSIYGLSTDSPKANTTFKTKQKLPYPLLCDPNATLIAAIGLKKAPKGTTRGVFVVDKSGKVLAAEPGGPAPTVEVVKKLVAAAGGDAGADGIKKAEDKVSADTAGEVADTAEKLDGKA
- a CDS encoding N amino acid transport system protein — translated: MSNYVKKTPDVSVEGLNDDHRPSATSKSESLSSSAISKDELPCPETAHRHGVPTYNDANQIEKAEATAPCSDPSPPSNGNDNPSSREDAKDKCGWRRSCCTMIAETLSLGILSLPAAAAAMGLIPTIVLLISFGFITTGTGYCYYLYKEKYPHIRSIPQALDNIFGAPGRWITDIIITVYLILLMAGHLILFSSFVQAFSKPEDVPCRIAVMGIAYFINCLFTFYRKFARLGYVCVACCFSILIATFVCLGYLAADKDKNLSLPGNYSAFAVTPLGLHYGDGKVTTIFGACAAFSNILLSYSGSICYFNIIDEMKEPRDFWKCLLVTNAATITMYTIAGIGMYALAGQLVGSPALDSAGSQGAKIAYCFGLPTILLAAVILANVNCKRTEDLIYAWRGLDAEEAHRSQRKAFSAVNVLWYAIVISWWTVSFIVGNSLPFFGPLLAVIGAISGNWICLGWPGMFMLHLWRPEVIQDDGTERKFTRQEIKEAGGWWKCYTTPNRWRKLLVPAMILLIVINIAASALGLYGSVMQFAVLGKGRKPFSCEYDWK
- a CDS encoding Alanine--glyoxylate aminotransferase 1; the protein is MSPADRLSQISRHVDYAGQDIPLNTPYSIDRDNQSSQSSAFRGPEQKRDLSHSAVSLEEEGKRAQPAAAKMSSQPPHPTLLIPGPIEFDDAVLQSMSHYSEAHVGQPFVNIFGEALTMLRKVFLTTNPASQPFIISGSGTLGWDQVAANLCEPGDEALVLHTGYFADSFADCFETYGVKATQLKAPIGDRPQLPEVEKALKEKMYKVITITHTDTSTGVLSEIKPISELVRRVSPETLIIVDGVCSVACEELRFDEWDVDCAITASQKALGTPAGLSIVMASGRAIEAFKARKTRPASYFASWKNWIPIMQNYEAKKPSYFATPPPQLVHALHTSLTQITSRSMEERFEDHKKVSQAVKKAVKELGLKELAVRPENAANGMTAIYLPEVSGKSLTPPEVLPSLLKKGVIFAGGLHKEVATKYIRFGHMGVSVTDPNRGDITKAVDALREALTEAGYKAPN